From one Phoenix dactylifera cultivar Barhee BC4 unplaced genomic scaffold, palm_55x_up_171113_PBpolish2nd_filt_p 000283F, whole genome shotgun sequence genomic stretch:
- the LOC103711238 gene encoding lysophospholipid acyltransferase LPEAT1-like isoform X3, which translates to MSSELKDLVGSNGSLDSQEESPHVGGGGGSSGKAKDERPLLKPGSAASEAANAATPSERLEELEKKYAPYVRKDAYGTMGRGELPPAEWVLLGIALVTLVPIRLVVGIFLVVLYYLICRLCTLFYAPNREDGKEDYAHMVGWRRVVVVRTGRFLSRIMLFVLGFYWIRESHRSFSFEDEHEQPDESERPEVIVSNHISYVDILYQMSSCFPSFVAKRSVARLPLIGIISKCLGCVYVQRESKSSKGVSGILTERIKEAHQNKLYPMMMLFPEGTTTNGNYLLPFKTGAFLAKAPVLPVILKYPYNRFSPAWDTISGVRHVFLLLCQFVNHLEVIHLPVYYPSEQEMEDPKLYANNVRKLMATEGNLILSDIGLAEKRIYHAALNGLLCQS; encoded by the exons ATGTCGTCGGAGCTGAAGGATCTCGTCGGGTCCAACGGATCCCTCGACTCCCAGGAGGAGTCCCCCCacgtcggtggcggcggggGATCCTCCGGCAAGGCGAAGGACGAGCGGCCGCTCCTGAAGCCGGGATCCGCCGCCTCCGAGGCCGCCAACGCGGCCACTCCCTCGGAGAGACTCGAGGAATTGGAGAAGAAGTACGCGCCGTACGTGCGGAAGGACGCCTATGGGACGATGGGCCGCGGGGAGCTACCTCCGGCGGAGTGGGTGCTCCTCGGGATCGCCCTCGTGACGCTGGTCCCGATCCGGCTCGTGGTCGGGATCTTTCTGGTGGTGTTATATTACCTGATCTGCCGGCTGTGCACGCTTTTCTACGCTCCGAACCGGGAGGATGGAAAGGAAGACTACGCCCACATGGTGGGGTGGAGAAGGGTGGTGGTGGTCCGGACTGGGAGATTCCTCTCCAGGATAATGCTATTCGTGCTCGGCTTTTATTGGATTCGGGAGTCCCATCGGAGTTTCTCCTTCGAG GATGAGCACGAGCAGCCTGATGAATCTGAAAGACCAGAGGTTATTGTGTCGAATCACATATCTTATGTGGATATTCTCTATCAGATGTCGTCATGCTTTCCAAGTTTTGTTGCAAAG AGGTCAGTGGCTAGGCTTCCCCTCATTGGTATCATCAG CAAGTGCCTTGGTTGTGTCTATGTTCAACGAGAGTCGAAATCTTCTAAGGGTGTCTCGG GTATTCTGACAGAAAGAATTAAAGAGGCCCATCAAAACAAGCTTTATCCAATGATGATGCTCTTTCCAG AAGGTACAACCACGAATGGCAATTACCTTCTTCCATTCAAGACAGGTGCCTTTCTAGCTAAAGCACCAGTTCTTCCAGTGATTCTAAAGTATCCTTACAATAGATTCAGTCCGGCATGGGACACCATATCTGGG GTGCGTCATGTGTTTTTGCTTCTTTGTCAATTTGTCAATCATCTTGAGGTGATCCATTTGCCTGTATATTATCCTTCTGAGCAAGAAATGGAGGACCCCAAACTCTATGCTAATAATGTTCGGAAATTAATGGCTACTGAG GGCAATTTAATACTCTCAGATATTGGGTTAGCTGAGAAGCGAATCTACCATGCTGCGCTGAATG GTTTGTTATGTCAAAGCTAA
- the LOC103711238 gene encoding lysophospholipid acyltransferase LPEAT1-like isoform X2, with the protein MSSELKDLVGSNGSLDSQEESPHVGGGGGSSGKAKDERPLLKPGSAASEAANAATPSERLEELEKKYAPYVRKDAYGTMGRGELPPAEWVLLGIALVTLVPIRLVVGIFLVVLYYLICRLCTLFYAPNREDGKEDYAHMVGWRRVVVVRTGRFLSRIMLFVLGFYWIRESHRSFSFEDEHEQPDESERPEVIVSNHISYVDILYQMSSCFPSFVAKRSVARLPLIGIISKCLGCVYVQRESKSSKGVSGILTERIKEAHQNKLYPMMMLFPEGTTTNGNYLLPFKTGAFLAKAPVLPVILKYPYNRFSPAWDTISGVRHVFLLLCQFVNHLEVIHLPVYYPSEQEMEDPKLYANNVRKLMATEGNLILSDIGLAEKRIYHAALNEMDVVHAIML; encoded by the exons ATGTCGTCGGAGCTGAAGGATCTCGTCGGGTCCAACGGATCCCTCGACTCCCAGGAGGAGTCCCCCCacgtcggtggcggcggggGATCCTCCGGCAAGGCGAAGGACGAGCGGCCGCTCCTGAAGCCGGGATCCGCCGCCTCCGAGGCCGCCAACGCGGCCACTCCCTCGGAGAGACTCGAGGAATTGGAGAAGAAGTACGCGCCGTACGTGCGGAAGGACGCCTATGGGACGATGGGCCGCGGGGAGCTACCTCCGGCGGAGTGGGTGCTCCTCGGGATCGCCCTCGTGACGCTGGTCCCGATCCGGCTCGTGGTCGGGATCTTTCTGGTGGTGTTATATTACCTGATCTGCCGGCTGTGCACGCTTTTCTACGCTCCGAACCGGGAGGATGGAAAGGAAGACTACGCCCACATGGTGGGGTGGAGAAGGGTGGTGGTGGTCCGGACTGGGAGATTCCTCTCCAGGATAATGCTATTCGTGCTCGGCTTTTATTGGATTCGGGAGTCCCATCGGAGTTTCTCCTTCGAG GATGAGCACGAGCAGCCTGATGAATCTGAAAGACCAGAGGTTATTGTGTCGAATCACATATCTTATGTGGATATTCTCTATCAGATGTCGTCATGCTTTCCAAGTTTTGTTGCAAAG AGGTCAGTGGCTAGGCTTCCCCTCATTGGTATCATCAG CAAGTGCCTTGGTTGTGTCTATGTTCAACGAGAGTCGAAATCTTCTAAGGGTGTCTCGG GTATTCTGACAGAAAGAATTAAAGAGGCCCATCAAAACAAGCTTTATCCAATGATGATGCTCTTTCCAG AAGGTACAACCACGAATGGCAATTACCTTCTTCCATTCAAGACAGGTGCCTTTCTAGCTAAAGCACCAGTTCTTCCAGTGATTCTAAAGTATCCTTACAATAGATTCAGTCCGGCATGGGACACCATATCTGGG GTGCGTCATGTGTTTTTGCTTCTTTGTCAATTTGTCAATCATCTTGAGGTGATCCATTTGCCTGTATATTATCCTTCTGAGCAAGAAATGGAGGACCCCAAACTCTATGCTAATAATGTTCGGAAATTAATGGCTACTGAG GGCAATTTAATACTCTCAGATATTGGGTTAGCTGAGAAGCGAATCTACCATGCTGCGCTGAATG AGATGGATGTTGTGCATGCCATCATGCTGTAA
- the LOC103711238 gene encoding lysophospholipid acyltransferase LPEAT1-like isoform X1 has translation MSSELKDLVGSNGSLDSQEESPHVGGGGGSSGKAKDERPLLKPGSAASEAANAATPSERLEELEKKYAPYVRKDAYGTMGRGELPPAEWVLLGIALVTLVPIRLVVGIFLVVLYYLICRLCTLFYAPNREDGKEDYAHMVGWRRVVVVRTGRFLSRIMLFVLGFYWIRESHRSFSFEDEHEQPDESERPEVIVSNHISYVDILYQMSSCFPSFVAKRSVARLPLIGIISKCLGCVYVQRESKSSKGVSGILTERIKEAHQNKLYPMMMLFPEGTTTNGNYLLPFKTGAFLAKAPVLPVILKYPYNRFSPAWDTISGVRHVFLLLCQFVNHLEVIHLPVYYPSEQEMEDPKLYANNVRKLMATEGNLILSDIGLAEKRIYHAALNGNSLPRVLHQKDD, from the exons ATGTCGTCGGAGCTGAAGGATCTCGTCGGGTCCAACGGATCCCTCGACTCCCAGGAGGAGTCCCCCCacgtcggtggcggcggggGATCCTCCGGCAAGGCGAAGGACGAGCGGCCGCTCCTGAAGCCGGGATCCGCCGCCTCCGAGGCCGCCAACGCGGCCACTCCCTCGGAGAGACTCGAGGAATTGGAGAAGAAGTACGCGCCGTACGTGCGGAAGGACGCCTATGGGACGATGGGCCGCGGGGAGCTACCTCCGGCGGAGTGGGTGCTCCTCGGGATCGCCCTCGTGACGCTGGTCCCGATCCGGCTCGTGGTCGGGATCTTTCTGGTGGTGTTATATTACCTGATCTGCCGGCTGTGCACGCTTTTCTACGCTCCGAACCGGGAGGATGGAAAGGAAGACTACGCCCACATGGTGGGGTGGAGAAGGGTGGTGGTGGTCCGGACTGGGAGATTCCTCTCCAGGATAATGCTATTCGTGCTCGGCTTTTATTGGATTCGGGAGTCCCATCGGAGTTTCTCCTTCGAG GATGAGCACGAGCAGCCTGATGAATCTGAAAGACCAGAGGTTATTGTGTCGAATCACATATCTTATGTGGATATTCTCTATCAGATGTCGTCATGCTTTCCAAGTTTTGTTGCAAAG AGGTCAGTGGCTAGGCTTCCCCTCATTGGTATCATCAG CAAGTGCCTTGGTTGTGTCTATGTTCAACGAGAGTCGAAATCTTCTAAGGGTGTCTCGG GTATTCTGACAGAAAGAATTAAAGAGGCCCATCAAAACAAGCTTTATCCAATGATGATGCTCTTTCCAG AAGGTACAACCACGAATGGCAATTACCTTCTTCCATTCAAGACAGGTGCCTTTCTAGCTAAAGCACCAGTTCTTCCAGTGATTCTAAAGTATCCTTACAATAGATTCAGTCCGGCATGGGACACCATATCTGGG GTGCGTCATGTGTTTTTGCTTCTTTGTCAATTTGTCAATCATCTTGAGGTGATCCATTTGCCTGTATATTATCCTTCTGAGCAAGAAATGGAGGACCCCAAACTCTATGCTAATAATGTTCGGAAATTAATGGCTACTGAG GGCAATTTAATACTCTCAGATATTGGGTTAGCTGAGAAGCGAATCTACCATGCTGCGCTGAATGGTAATAGTCTACCTCGTGTTTTACATCAGAAAGATGACTGA
- the LOC103711238 gene encoding lysophospholipid acyltransferase LPEAT1-like isoform X4, giving the protein MSSELKDLVGSNGSLDSQEESPHVGGGGGSSGKAKDERPLLKPGSAASEAANAATPSERLEELEKKYAPYVRKDAYGTMGRGELPPAEWVLLGIALVTLVPIRLVVGIFLVVLYYLICRLCTLFYAPNREDGKEDYAHMVGWRRVVVVRTGRFLSRIMLFVLGFYWIRESHRSFSFEDEHEQPDESERPEVIVSNHISYVDILYQMSSCFPSFVAKRSVARLPLIGIISKCLGCVYVQRESKSSKGVSGILTERIKEAHQNKLYPMMMLFPEGTTTNGNYLLPFKTGAFLAKAPVLPVILKYPYNRFSPAWDTISGVRHVFLLLCQFVNHLEVIHLPVYYPSEQEMEDPKLYANNVRKLMATEFPAGQFNTLRYWVS; this is encoded by the exons ATGTCGTCGGAGCTGAAGGATCTCGTCGGGTCCAACGGATCCCTCGACTCCCAGGAGGAGTCCCCCCacgtcggtggcggcggggGATCCTCCGGCAAGGCGAAGGACGAGCGGCCGCTCCTGAAGCCGGGATCCGCCGCCTCCGAGGCCGCCAACGCGGCCACTCCCTCGGAGAGACTCGAGGAATTGGAGAAGAAGTACGCGCCGTACGTGCGGAAGGACGCCTATGGGACGATGGGCCGCGGGGAGCTACCTCCGGCGGAGTGGGTGCTCCTCGGGATCGCCCTCGTGACGCTGGTCCCGATCCGGCTCGTGGTCGGGATCTTTCTGGTGGTGTTATATTACCTGATCTGCCGGCTGTGCACGCTTTTCTACGCTCCGAACCGGGAGGATGGAAAGGAAGACTACGCCCACATGGTGGGGTGGAGAAGGGTGGTGGTGGTCCGGACTGGGAGATTCCTCTCCAGGATAATGCTATTCGTGCTCGGCTTTTATTGGATTCGGGAGTCCCATCGGAGTTTCTCCTTCGAG GATGAGCACGAGCAGCCTGATGAATCTGAAAGACCAGAGGTTATTGTGTCGAATCACATATCTTATGTGGATATTCTCTATCAGATGTCGTCATGCTTTCCAAGTTTTGTTGCAAAG AGGTCAGTGGCTAGGCTTCCCCTCATTGGTATCATCAG CAAGTGCCTTGGTTGTGTCTATGTTCAACGAGAGTCGAAATCTTCTAAGGGTGTCTCGG GTATTCTGACAGAAAGAATTAAAGAGGCCCATCAAAACAAGCTTTATCCAATGATGATGCTCTTTCCAG AAGGTACAACCACGAATGGCAATTACCTTCTTCCATTCAAGACAGGTGCCTTTCTAGCTAAAGCACCAGTTCTTCCAGTGATTCTAAAGTATCCTTACAATAGATTCAGTCCGGCATGGGACACCATATCTGGG GTGCGTCATGTGTTTTTGCTTCTTTGTCAATTTGTCAATCATCTTGAGGTGATCCATTTGCCTGTATATTATCCTTCTGAGCAAGAAATGGAGGACCCCAAACTCTATGCTAATAATGTTCGGAAATTAATGGCTACTGAG TTTCCTGCAGGGCAATTTAATACTCTCAGATATTGGGTTAGCTGA
- the LOC103711238 gene encoding lysophospholipid acyltransferase LPEAT1-like isoform X6, which yields MSSELKDLVGSNGSLDSQEESPHVGGGGGSSGKAKDERPLLKPGSAASEAANAATPSERLEELEKKYAPYVRKDAYGTMGRGELPPAEWVLLGIALVTLVPIRLVVGIFLVVLYYLICRLCTLFYAPNREDGKEDYAHMVGWRRVVVVRTGRFLSRIMLFVLGFYWIRESHRSFSFEDEHEQPDESERPEVIVSNHISYVDILYQMSSCFPSFVAKRSVARLPLIGIISKCLGCVYVQRESKSSKGVSGILTERIKEAHQNKLYPMMMLFPEGTTTNGNYLLPFKTGAFLAKAPVLPVILKNHQAVITSPFHANTGRLT from the exons ATGTCGTCGGAGCTGAAGGATCTCGTCGGGTCCAACGGATCCCTCGACTCCCAGGAGGAGTCCCCCCacgtcggtggcggcggggGATCCTCCGGCAAGGCGAAGGACGAGCGGCCGCTCCTGAAGCCGGGATCCGCCGCCTCCGAGGCCGCCAACGCGGCCACTCCCTCGGAGAGACTCGAGGAATTGGAGAAGAAGTACGCGCCGTACGTGCGGAAGGACGCCTATGGGACGATGGGCCGCGGGGAGCTACCTCCGGCGGAGTGGGTGCTCCTCGGGATCGCCCTCGTGACGCTGGTCCCGATCCGGCTCGTGGTCGGGATCTTTCTGGTGGTGTTATATTACCTGATCTGCCGGCTGTGCACGCTTTTCTACGCTCCGAACCGGGAGGATGGAAAGGAAGACTACGCCCACATGGTGGGGTGGAGAAGGGTGGTGGTGGTCCGGACTGGGAGATTCCTCTCCAGGATAATGCTATTCGTGCTCGGCTTTTATTGGATTCGGGAGTCCCATCGGAGTTTCTCCTTCGAG GATGAGCACGAGCAGCCTGATGAATCTGAAAGACCAGAGGTTATTGTGTCGAATCACATATCTTATGTGGATATTCTCTATCAGATGTCGTCATGCTTTCCAAGTTTTGTTGCAAAG AGGTCAGTGGCTAGGCTTCCCCTCATTGGTATCATCAG CAAGTGCCTTGGTTGTGTCTATGTTCAACGAGAGTCGAAATCTTCTAAGGGTGTCTCGG GTATTCTGACAGAAAGAATTAAAGAGGCCCATCAAAACAAGCTTTATCCAATGATGATGCTCTTTCCAG AAGGTACAACCACGAATGGCAATTACCTTCTTCCATTCAAGACAGGTGCCTTTCTAGCTAAAGCACCAGTTCTTCCAGTGATTCTAAA AAATCATCAAGCTGTGATTACATCACCGTTCCATGCTAACACTGGCAGATTGACATAG
- the LOC103711238 gene encoding lysophospholipid acyltransferase LPEAT1-like isoform X5 yields MSSELKDLVGSNGSLDSQEESPHVGGGGGSSGKAKDERPLLKPGSAASEAANAATPSERLEELEKKYAPYVRKDAYGTMGRGELPPAEWVLLGIALVTLVPIRLVVGIFLVVLYYLICRLCTLFYAPNREDGKEDYAHMVGWRRVVVVRTGRFLSRIMLFVLGFYWIRESHRSFSFEDEHEQPDESERPEVIVSNHISYVDILYQMSSCFPSFVAKRSVARLPLIGIISKCLGCVYVQRESKSSKGVSGILTERIKEAHQNKLYPMMMLFPEGTTTNGNYLLPFKTGAFLAKAPVLPVILKYPYNRFSPAWDTISGKSSSCDYITVPC; encoded by the exons ATGTCGTCGGAGCTGAAGGATCTCGTCGGGTCCAACGGATCCCTCGACTCCCAGGAGGAGTCCCCCCacgtcggtggcggcggggGATCCTCCGGCAAGGCGAAGGACGAGCGGCCGCTCCTGAAGCCGGGATCCGCCGCCTCCGAGGCCGCCAACGCGGCCACTCCCTCGGAGAGACTCGAGGAATTGGAGAAGAAGTACGCGCCGTACGTGCGGAAGGACGCCTATGGGACGATGGGCCGCGGGGAGCTACCTCCGGCGGAGTGGGTGCTCCTCGGGATCGCCCTCGTGACGCTGGTCCCGATCCGGCTCGTGGTCGGGATCTTTCTGGTGGTGTTATATTACCTGATCTGCCGGCTGTGCACGCTTTTCTACGCTCCGAACCGGGAGGATGGAAAGGAAGACTACGCCCACATGGTGGGGTGGAGAAGGGTGGTGGTGGTCCGGACTGGGAGATTCCTCTCCAGGATAATGCTATTCGTGCTCGGCTTTTATTGGATTCGGGAGTCCCATCGGAGTTTCTCCTTCGAG GATGAGCACGAGCAGCCTGATGAATCTGAAAGACCAGAGGTTATTGTGTCGAATCACATATCTTATGTGGATATTCTCTATCAGATGTCGTCATGCTTTCCAAGTTTTGTTGCAAAG AGGTCAGTGGCTAGGCTTCCCCTCATTGGTATCATCAG CAAGTGCCTTGGTTGTGTCTATGTTCAACGAGAGTCGAAATCTTCTAAGGGTGTCTCGG GTATTCTGACAGAAAGAATTAAAGAGGCCCATCAAAACAAGCTTTATCCAATGATGATGCTCTTTCCAG AAGGTACAACCACGAATGGCAATTACCTTCTTCCATTCAAGACAGGTGCCTTTCTAGCTAAAGCACCAGTTCTTCCAGTGATTCTAAAGTATCCTTACAATAGATTCAGTCCGGCATGGGACACCATATCTGGG AAATCATCAAGCTGTGATTACATCACCGTTCCATGCTAA